A window of Candidatus Poribacteria bacterium contains these coding sequences:
- a CDS encoding mandelate racemase/muconate lactonizing enzyme family protein, translated as MKVTNVERVLVDVPFTPRQQQITTQSVSTVYNWSLLELCKVTTDTGHVGWGETVVHYTYSRVSDASVERVIGQSPAQLMNDDSLGAGLQMALFDVVGKILEVPVYRLLSNQCRDAVPISWWSIDASPENWAAEAADAVKNGYTSFKNKPRPWWDIGAQVAAVAEVVPADFKLDLDPNGSWRDAETAIPILQKLATHPNVAMFETPIPQGDVEGNKQIRQDVGCQIAMHFGSPPYTTCVSEDVCNGFVIGGGKSQVMREGQLSAAADMPFWLQIVGNGLTTTWAGHLGSVLTHATWPAITCINLYSDHLLTQPIQVSDGCHKVPDAPGLGVEVNEDAVERFRVPVEKLDADGYTIHPVPRIIKTAVYPDGSCIHMAGDGLSYFNAGNGEAQVEGARLELIFDDRSDEWADLFEKAREAPVHGKW; from the coding sequence ATGAAAGTCACAAACGTTGAACGTGTCCTTGTAGATGTCCCCTTTACCCCGCGTCAACAGCAGATTACCACGCAGAGTGTCTCAACCGTTTACAACTGGTCGCTTCTGGAATTGTGCAAGGTCACAACCGATACCGGACACGTTGGTTGGGGCGAGACCGTCGTCCACTACACCTATTCCCGTGTCAGCGATGCGAGTGTTGAACGCGTCATTGGGCAAAGTCCGGCCCAATTGATGAACGACGATTCACTCGGTGCTGGTTTACAGATGGCGCTCTTCGATGTCGTCGGCAAGATTTTGGAGGTACCCGTCTACCGACTCCTCAGCAACCAGTGCCGAGACGCTGTCCCGATTTCGTGGTGGAGTATCGATGCCTCTCCAGAAAACTGGGCGGCGGAAGCCGCGGATGCTGTGAAAAACGGCTATACCAGCTTCAAGAACAAACCGCGTCCGTGGTGGGATATCGGGGCGCAGGTAGCAGCGGTCGCAGAAGTCGTGCCAGCGGATTTCAAACTCGACCTTGATCCAAACGGTTCTTGGCGCGATGCAGAAACCGCTATCCCTATCCTACAAAAACTTGCCACACACCCAAACGTAGCAATGTTTGAGACCCCCATTCCACAAGGCGATGTTGAGGGAAACAAGCAAATCCGCCAAGACGTTGGTTGTCAGATTGCGATGCATTTTGGATCACCACCCTATACGACTTGTGTATCTGAGGATGTATGTAATGGATTTGTCATCGGTGGTGGTAAGTCGCAAGTGATGCGTGAAGGACAACTCAGTGCGGCAGCGGATATGCCGTTTTGGCTCCAAATTGTTGGAAACGGATTGACGACCACTTGGGCAGGCCATCTCGGCAGCGTGCTTACGCATGCGACATGGCCCGCAATCACCTGTATTAACCTTTACAGCGACCATCTACTCACACAACCGATACAGGTCTCGGACGGATGCCACAAGGTCCCTGATGCCCCCGGATTAGGCGTTGAAGTCAACGAAGATGCGGTCGAACGGTTCCGTGTGCCTGTTGAAAAATTAGACGCTGACGGCTACACGATCCACCCTGTGCCGCGTATCATCAAAACGGCTGTCTATCCTGATGGCAGCTGCATCCACATGGCAGGCGACGGCTTGAGTTATTTCAATGCCGGTAATGGCGAGGCACAAGTCGAAGGTGCGCGTTTGGAGTTAATCTTCGACGACCGCTCTGACGAATGGGCAGACCTCTTTGAAAAAGCAAGAGAAGCCCCGGTCCACGGGAAGTGGTAG
- a CDS encoding archease, with product MKRNIGDDGDGMKPYEYLEHTADMGMVVRGKSLSELLTHAAQGLFETIAVVDTIDETESIEIHLTAESVEDLFVAWLDELIFRHETEEIFFKRAEIQQCSETEMSATVHGESVNFDKHAVYTEIKSVTYHQLEVVEKGDGSWFAQVIFDL from the coding sequence GTGAAAAGAAATATTGGTGATGATGGAGATGGTATGAAACCTTATGAATACCTTGAGCATACGGCGGATATGGGGATGGTGGTTCGCGGTAAGAGTCTATCCGAACTTTTGACACATGCGGCGCAAGGGCTGTTTGAGACGATAGCGGTTGTGGATACAATTGATGAGACAGAATCGATTGAGATTCACCTCACGGCTGAGTCTGTGGAAGACCTGTTTGTGGCGTGGCTCGATGAGCTCATCTTTCGGCATGAGACGGAGGAAATCTTCTTTAAGCGCGCAGAAATCCAGCAGTGTAGCGAGACGGAGATGTCGGCAACGGTCCACGGTGAATCGGTAAATTTTGATAAACACGCGGTTTATACAGAAATCAAGAGCGTCACGTATCATCAGTTAGAGGTTGTTGAAAAGGGTGATGGCAGTTGGTTTGCACAGGTTATCTTTGATCTTTGA
- a CDS encoding DNA methyltransferase, which produces MHCDKERLGYPTQKPRELYERLITASSNEGDIVLDPFCGCGTTIDAAHTLKRQWMGIDITILALDPMRQRLADRHGLEPSIDYQIEGYPTNMQEVRRLLKEGDKRKYHDFSNWAVTRLGLRPTKDVGDGGLDGVGHVTLWNPQQMKETNARILAEVKTGKPTITQVRAFCHVMDQHNAEVGIFITIEPVSAKMQQEAQNMGSFEHNQKNYPRLQFWQLDDVYFENPDIINTLVRLPDAWRIRPTQKSERHFDNRQMQLLR; this is translated from the coding sequence ATACATTGTGATAAGGAACGTCTCGGTTACCCGACACAAAAGCCTCGCGAACTCTACGAACGCTTGATAACAGCGTCCAGTAACGAAGGGGACATCGTTCTCGATCCGTTCTGTGGGTGCGGCACGACGATTGATGCCGCGCATACCCTCAAACGCCAATGGATGGGCATTGACATCACAATCCTCGCACTCGATCCGATGCGGCAACGCTTAGCAGACCGACACGGCTTGGAACCCTCAATAGATTACCAAATCGAAGGCTATCCGACGAACATGCAGGAAGTCCGCAGACTTTTGAAAGAAGGAGACAAACGTAAATACCACGACTTCTCCAATTGGGCTGTGACACGGCTCGGACTGAGACCGACGAAAGATGTCGGCGATGGCGGACTCGACGGTGTCGGACATGTGACATTATGGAATCCGCAGCAGATGAAAGAGACAAACGCACGTATCCTCGCTGAAGTCAAAACCGGCAAACCCACCATTACGCAAGTGCGCGCCTTCTGCCACGTGATGGATCAGCACAATGCAGAAGTCGGTATCTTTATCACCATCGAACCCGTTAGTGCGAAAATGCAGCAGGAGGCGCAGAATATGGGGAGTTTCGAGCACAATCAGAAGAACTACCCACGCCTCCAATTCTGGCAACTCGACGACGTATATTTCGAGAATCCAGACATTATCAACACCCTCGTTCGCTTACCGGATGCGTGGCGAATCCGTCCCACCCAAAAATCGGAACGACATTTCGATAACCGACAGATGCAACTCCTCCGCTGA